The genomic DNA CAATTCACCACAAAGTTATTTACCACAATTGGAATAATCAAGTTACTATAAAATAATATCGAGTTTATTAGAATCCCTCGTACCAGAACTACGAAAATTGATACTTACATGGTCAAAATTACCACAATGGCATGCTATAATCAATTTACCACAATGGCACAATCTAGTTACTATACTatgtttctcaaaaaaaaaatggaccaATTACCATAACAGCATGACCCATTTACCAGGAACTAATTCGTAACTACTACGGTGGTGTCAACTGTCAAGTTAGCACAACTGCATTTACTATAATCCAAATTGCTCGACCATGGGAGTATGATGTAAGACAAATAGACAATGGTTAAAAGATGTAATACAAAAGTATGGTATACCATGACATATAGATTAAGTTGTATCACAAGTTCTGGCTGGAAACTTGTTGGCTGGTGTTCAGTGAGCGGTAAATATTAAAAGAGCAGCACAAACCTAAATTGGGCTCCTTTTCCTGCATATGTAGTGATTTAAAATTAGAACGAATGAACTACATGAATGAGAGCAAGCAGGATTGAACCAAGTATGGTAACCACATGATGATCAGATACTAATAAACATTGTTTTGCCTACTGAACACTATGATCAGAGTGCCCTACTTACTACAATGAAGTGCCCAATTTACACAAATTATAGCATTGAGGAACCAATTTACGATAATTGTGAGTACTATAAATAAACATGTAGCAATGATAATGTGACAGATGATTTACCACAAGCAAGCAAAATGATGCTTGAAGACACGATTTAGCAATGCAAAATGGTAGAATTTTACATAATTCAACAGTCTATGGACGATAGTTATGAAGTGATTTACTACAACTAGGACAACAGCTATTTACCATAATTAAACGTCTAGTGCCCAAACTGTGGCAGGTGATTTATCAAGGGCGAAGGATTCAGGATAATGACAGGCTTGATTTGACAATACAAATTGATATGCAGTCACCGTAATTGTATTGGTGTGACTGAAAACAATAAACATTGCCTTCAAAAAATGTGTTGGGTACAGACTGATTTGTTGCACAGAACACTCATCCTTTTATCTCTGGGAGTAATGAGTAAAACACAACAAAAATGATGGCAACTAAGATACTGTCATATTACTTTGACTATGGCCATCAGCCTAGAATTCCATGAAATCTGATGCGGACAGACATGCTAGCTGATTTTGATCCCGTTCAGACTTACTCCCAAGGGACGTCGCCGACCAGCACCCGGTCGCCGTCCTCGACCTCGTACACCAGTGTGTACTCGCCGCTGATCACGggctcctcggcctcctcccccGCTGCCTCCTCGCCGCAGCGCCAgcccaccgcggcggcggctgggtcCCTTTGGGCTGCGCAATcgagggatttttttttctcgcaTGATCAGACAACGCGAGCACGCATACACAGTTCTTGGAACAAACGAGGCGGCGATGGAGTACGTACCGGCGAGCAGGCTGCGGAAGAGCttgccgacggcggcggagagctcGGCGTAGCCGCCGTACGCCGTGAGGTCCACCTTCTGCCCGATGGGCACTCCGTCCATGTTGATCTTCACGAACAGGCCGCCGCTCTTGTGCGGTTGTGcccgccctcgccggcgccgcctcccttgGCGCCGCGGCCTCCCTTAACTCCGCCGTCCTgatgatgagccgacgacgactgCGGCGAGTACCTGATGGACGCCAGGTTCCTCCTGAACGACCGCACCGGCGGCCACCCCTCCAccgggcggaggggccggcgggcggcacgggaggaggggccggcgggggctgccgccgctcgccatatCCCGTGGCGGCAGGAGGGGGCGGGAGGGCGGAGGTGGACCAGATCGGTTGGGGCGAGGGAGGGGGACCTGCCCGGAGTTGGGAGCGAGATTTTGGGTAGCGGCTGCGTGCGTGGGGGCGGGCGGGATGGCTGACGGGGAGTCGATGGATtttgggcggcagcggcggacgcGGATaaggggcgttttcttcccgtgtcttatttttagcacgtgtcacatcaaatgtttagatactaattaggagtagtaaacgtagactatttacaaaaccaattacataagtggaatctaaacggcgaggcgaatctattaagcctaattaagcctaattaatccatcattagcaaatatttactgtagcaacacattgtcaaatcatggactaattaggcttaatagattcgtctcgccgtttagattcgtcttatgtaatgggttttgtaaatagtctacgtttaatactcctaattagtatctaaacattcgatgtgacgggtgctaaaaataagtcagtggaagaaaacggggcctaagaTTGAGGATCGAGCCGACGAGCGGTCCCATGACGAGCTGATGAGCCTAAAGACTCGTTACTCCCGGCTACCGTTCGACTCCGTCGCTAGGCTCGCCGGCTCGGTCGATCGTGGGACGGATGATCTCGATTTGAACGGATGGATGATCCAGCTACAGAATAATCTATTCTGTGACCAACTACGGATAAATAGATccctttatatatatatatatacatatatatacatacatacatatatatatacatatatatacgcGTGCGCGCGCACACAGCTGGCATCAGAACATGTTGGAGCGGAAAAGAACGACCAACGTAGAGGACTGGCTCGATTAATTGGAATAGGAAGTCTCTGGATTTTGAGCAGCATACCATGCATGATGTCTCGTTCATTTGTTTTTGTGCCAGTCGCACGTTGTCCTTGCTGACTTGCCAGAATCTAACACCGAGAGAGTAGCAAGCTATTTGTGCTACATGCTAAATTAACCAATTATGGGCCTCTGACGACCTGCTGGTTGTGAACACACTCATCTGTTGTGCGTTGTTGTGGTTGAGGACATCTCGTTAAGCACATACATGCAGTTTTTTCGTTGTATATACAATAAGA from Setaria italica strain Yugu1 chromosome VII, Setaria_italica_v2.0, whole genome shotgun sequence includes the following:
- the LOC101754416 gene encoding auxin-responsive protein IAA16-like isoform X1; translation: MDGVPIGQKVDLTAYGGYAELSAAVGKLFRSLLAAQRDPAAAAVGWRCGEEAAGEEAEEPVISGEYTLVYEVEDGDRVLVGDVPWDFQVMRSSGKSWARCAHLRAANNRHG
- the LOC101754416 gene encoding auxin-responsive protein IAA16-like isoform X2, translating into MDGVPIGQKVDLTAYGGYAELSAAVGKLFRSLLAAQRDPAAAAVGWRCGEEAAGEEAEEPVISGEYTLVYEVEDGDRVLVGDVPWEKRSPI